In one window of Candidatus Polarisedimenticolia bacterium DNA:
- a CDS encoding heme-binding domain-containing protein encodes MRKWLKRGLLAAGGILIAIQAVPVHHDNPPVSAEVEAPEEVRAILRRSCYDCHSHQARRPWYAYVAPSSWLVEHDVNEGRRHLNLSTWDRYDARARAHHIEEIGDEVQMGTMPLWYYLPLHPQARLSAQDKEILMHWTEEAPAAEK; translated from the coding sequence GTGCGCAAGTGGCTGAAGCGGGGCCTGCTCGCTGCCGGCGGAATCCTCATCGCGATCCAGGCGGTTCCGGTCCACCACGACAATCCGCCGGTCAGCGCCGAGGTCGAAGCGCCGGAGGAGGTACGCGCGATCCTGCGCCGCTCCTGCTACGACTGCCATTCGCACCAGGCGCGCCGTCCCTGGTACGCCTACGTCGCCCCCAGCTCCTGGCTGGTGGAGCATGACGTCAACGAGGGGCGGCGGCATCTGAATCTTTCGACCTGGGATCGATACGATGCGCGGGCGCGGGCCCATCACATCGAAGAGATTGGCGACGAGGTCCAGATGGGGACCATGCCGCTGTGGTACTACCTGCCGCTGCATCCGCAGGCGCGTCTCAGCGCGCAGGACAAGGAAATTCTGATGCACTGGACCGAGGAGGCGCCCGCGGCGGAGAAGTAG
- a CDS encoding glycosyl hydrolase, producing the protein MPTLSAVPKTATAPKKKGAKNESAKKKPESLFKADTFSGLAWRGVGPAVTSGRVGDVAVHPRERNIWYVAVASGGVWKTENAGTTWSPIFDSQGSYSIGCVTLDPRDPLVVWVGSGENNSQRSVGYGDGVYRSTDGGRSFENVGLKASEHIARIVIDPRDSRQVYVAAQGPLWSDGGDRGVYKTSDAGKTWKQVLKIDERTGVTDLVMDPRNPDVLFAAAYQRRRHVWTLIDGGPGSALYKSVDGGNTWKKLESGLPKEEMGRIGLAISPANPDIVYALIEAAGKDGGLYRSPDNGGSWKKMGDYVPTSPQYYMEIVADPKNPDRLYAMDTYMQVTEDGGKSFHKVGEKYKHVDNHSLWIDPDDTDHLIAGCDGGLYVSFDRGATWEFKSNLPVTQFYRVTLDNSLPFYLIYGGTQDNQTLGGPSRSLTAHGIVNSDWFVTVGGDGFWSQVDPSDPNLVYSESQYGGLVRFDRKSGEQLDIQPQPAPGEEPLRWNWDSPLILSPHDPKRLYFASQRLYRSDDRGDSWRVVSGDLSRGIDRNKLKVMGRVWSVDAVAKNASTSFFGSVVSLSESPEREGLIYAGTDDGAVQVTENGGGSWRKIEKFPGVPDMTYVSRLLASRHEADTVYAAFDNHQMGDFKPYLLRSGDKGKSWKSIAGDLPARGTVYALVEDPVKKDLLFAGTEFGVFFTPDGGTRWIQLKGDMPVIAVRDLAIQERENDLVAATFGRGFYVLDDISPLRAALPESLEKDAGLFTVRRALMYVPTRPFGLPEKSFFGEGFYSAANPPFGAVLTYYLKEEIKTRKKTRRDTEKERAKKGEDVFYPSWEDLKAEDREEDPAILLTIRDEEGHVVRTLTGPVTAGFHRVAWDLSFPPASPTDLSPPTDPDPFRDEPRGPLAAPGFYTVSLAKRVDGKITPLSEPQRFEASALGGATLPAKDREALLAFQRKTASLQRAVTGAISAAGEAHARLNHLKAALLDTPGADPKLSDEARSIESKLRDLEISLSGDPVKGRRNEPTPPSISDRVQRMISGAWSSTAEVTATHRREYEIASSEFTETLSRLRALVTGDLRKLEEAAEKAGAPWTPGRFPEWRQE; encoded by the coding sequence TGGAAAACGGAGAACGCCGGCACCACCTGGAGTCCGATCTTCGACAGCCAGGGCTCCTATTCGATCGGCTGCGTCACGCTGGATCCGCGGGACCCGCTCGTCGTCTGGGTCGGCTCGGGAGAGAACAACAGCCAACGAAGCGTGGGCTACGGCGACGGCGTCTACAGGTCGACCGATGGCGGACGCAGCTTCGAGAACGTGGGGCTGAAAGCCTCGGAGCACATCGCGCGCATCGTGATCGATCCGCGCGATTCCCGCCAGGTCTACGTGGCGGCCCAGGGCCCCCTCTGGTCGGACGGCGGCGATCGCGGCGTCTACAAGACCTCCGATGCCGGCAAGACATGGAAGCAGGTCCTGAAGATCGACGAGCGCACCGGCGTCACCGATCTGGTCATGGATCCCCGCAATCCCGACGTGCTGTTTGCCGCCGCCTATCAGCGGCGCCGCCACGTCTGGACCCTCATCGACGGCGGGCCGGGGTCGGCGCTCTACAAGTCGGTCGACGGAGGCAACACCTGGAAGAAGCTGGAGAGCGGCCTTCCGAAGGAGGAGATGGGGCGCATCGGGCTGGCGATCTCCCCGGCCAATCCCGATATCGTCTACGCCCTGATCGAGGCAGCGGGCAAGGACGGGGGGCTGTACCGCTCTCCCGACAACGGCGGCTCGTGGAAGAAGATGGGGGACTACGTACCGACCAGCCCGCAGTACTACATGGAAATCGTCGCCGATCCGAAAAACCCCGATCGCCTCTACGCGATGGACACCTACATGCAGGTGACGGAGGATGGCGGGAAGTCGTTCCACAAGGTGGGTGAGAAGTACAAGCACGTCGACAACCATTCCCTGTGGATCGATCCCGACGACACCGATCATCTGATTGCCGGGTGCGACGGGGGGCTTTACGTGAGCTTCGACCGCGGCGCCACCTGGGAGTTCAAGTCCAACCTCCCGGTCACGCAGTTCTATCGCGTCACGCTGGACAACTCCCTGCCGTTTTACCTGATCTACGGGGGGACGCAGGACAACCAGACCCTCGGGGGGCCCTCCCGCAGTCTCACAGCACACGGCATCGTGAACTCCGACTGGTTCGTCACCGTGGGGGGCGACGGCTTCTGGAGCCAGGTGGATCCTTCCGATCCGAACCTGGTCTACTCCGAGTCGCAGTACGGCGGGCTGGTGCGCTTCGATCGGAAAAGCGGCGAGCAGCTGGACATCCAGCCGCAGCCGGCGCCGGGCGAGGAGCCGCTGCGCTGGAACTGGGACTCGCCCCTGATCCTGAGCCCGCACGATCCCAAGCGCCTTTATTTCGCCTCGCAGCGCCTGTACCGCAGCGATGACCGCGGCGATAGCTGGCGGGTGGTGAGCGGCGATCTCAGCCGCGGCATCGATCGCAACAAGCTGAAAGTGATGGGACGCGTCTGGAGCGTCGACGCGGTGGCCAAGAACGCCTCGACCTCCTTCTTCGGCAGCGTCGTTTCGCTGTCGGAATCACCCGAGCGCGAAGGGCTGATCTACGCGGGCACCGACGACGGCGCCGTCCAGGTCACCGAGAACGGAGGGGGATCCTGGAGAAAAATCGAGAAGTTCCCCGGCGTTCCCGACATGACCTACGTGTCGCGCCTGCTCGCCTCGCGCCATGAAGCCGACACCGTCTATGCCGCCTTCGACAACCATCAGATGGGGGATTTCAAGCCCTACCTGCTGCGCAGCGGCGACAAAGGCAAGAGCTGGAAGTCGATCGCCGGGGACCTTCCGGCGCGCGGCACGGTCTACGCCCTGGTGGAAGATCCCGTCAAGAAGGACCTGCTCTTCGCGGGGACCGAGTTCGGCGTCTTCTTCACCCCCGACGGTGGGACCCGCTGGATCCAGCTCAAGGGAGACATGCCGGTGATCGCCGTGCGCGATCTGGCGATCCAGGAGCGCGAAAACGACCTGGTGGCCGCCACCTTCGGCCGGGGATTCTACGTTCTGGACGACATCTCGCCGCTGCGTGCCGCGCTGCCGGAATCGCTGGAGAAAGATGCCGGGCTGTTCACCGTTCGGCGCGCGCTGATGTATGTCCCGACGCGCCCCTTCGGGCTGCCGGAAAAATCCTTCTTCGGTGAAGGGTTCTACAGCGCCGCCAATCCTCCTTTCGGGGCCGTGCTCACCTACTACCTGAAAGAGGAGATCAAGACACGCAAGAAGACCCGCCGGGACACCGAGAAGGAGCGGGCCAAGAAGGGAGAGGACGTCTTCTATCCCTCCTGGGAGGACCTCAAGGCCGAGGATCGCGAGGAAGACCCGGCGATTCTCCTCACCATTCGCGATGAGGAGGGCCATGTCGTGCGGACCCTCACCGGTCCGGTTACCGCCGGGTTCCACCGCGTGGCCTGGGACCTGAGCTTCCCGCCGGCCAGCCCCACCGACCTCTCGCCGCCCACCGATCCCGATCCGTTCCGTGACGAGCCGCGCGGCCCGCTGGCGGCCCCCGGCTTCTATACGGTCTCGCTGGCGAAGCGGGTGGACGGGAAGATCACGCCCCTGTCGGAGCCGCAGCGCTTCGAGGCTTCGGCGCTGGGCGGTGCCACGCTGCCCGCGAAAGATCGCGAGGCGCTCCTGGCGTTCCAGCGCAAGACCGCGAGCTTGCAGCGGGCGGTCACCGGGGCGATCTCGGCGGCGGGGGAGGCGCATGCACGGCTGAATCACCTGAAGGCGGCGCTGCTCGACACGCCGGGTGCCGATCCGAAGCTGTCGGATGAGGCCCGGTCGATCGAATCGAAGCTGCGGGATCTGGAGATATCGCTGAGCGGCGACCCGGTCAAGGGGCGGCGCAACGAGCCGACTCCGCCATCCATTTCCGATCGCGTGCAACGGATGATCTCGGGAGCCTGGTCGTCGACGGCCGAAGTCACCGCCACGCACCGCCGTGAGTACGAAATTGCCTCGAGTGAATTTACAGAGACGCTCTCGCGGCTGCGCGCCCTGGTGACCGGCGACCTGCGCAAGCTCGAGGAAGCGGCGGAAAAGGCAGGGGCCCCCTGGACTCCAGGACGGTTCCCCGAATGGCGTCAGGAATGA